A part of Rhopalosiphum maidis isolate BTI-1 chromosome 3, ASM367621v3, whole genome shotgun sequence genomic DNA contains:
- the LOC113556513 gene encoding histone acetyltransferase KAT2B, giving the protein MPKSLRLERCLPSTSSASGIPLPDHYVENDPIIQTILEAKASECKLSRHEKLVKLSSKSSCQVSTCQCNGWRGRRDNRLMSSTCTKSGCSHPLSSHVSHLESAKDEQLNTLLGLVFDLDNLSVTVNKDLKKPNIERNYVQEDTYGAVYHELRNFVYPGSCITLEKLFGTPPFENPNIVKALMNFNMYKFGHDSSQLKIALKISKFLTKHFDLWKWISPKELPHCKTFQHRKNYEFYYQRYLVFCLLPKYLHSIAPSFKMSLIFGQDILKYTLKAFRMHLTDWCHASAPKWSNHRKHFCMSYLPKYMNLLEEEVYAVHSPIWDLHFKDSDLKKIILTDSLDSGLDETKEAEHKDRRKKDKHPNEDMSMKPNEKHTIEDALSEEKIIDILKNVQSGPITYSKEFGLETGPRGHQARTEEEHGIIRFVVIGNSLDSRVEKSTMLWLMQLRNLFRTQLPRMPVRYITRLVFDTKHKTLALLKDGVPIGGICFCPFVSQGFTEIVFCAVKVDQQENGYGTQLMNHLKDYHIQHNILNFLTYADKLAIEYFKKQGFSQDVRISKKIHQEYIKHYQGAILMHCELNPKIIYTQLTSVIRIQKEIVKSLVEEKHMKIERHYPGLTCFLDGVRMVTIESIPGVMDTGWTPSTRATRNSRVTEETTDIDVLAKHLKKVLQFVKNNALSEPFLNPVDKKVPGYYELIKYPMDLSTIGKRLASGYYVTRKLFIADMRRMFSNCKTFNPEDSYWANCAVELERLFQIKMKEMGLWDY; this is encoded by the exons ATGCCTAAGTCACTGAGACTCGAGAGATGTCTACCATCGACATCGTCTGCGTCTGGCATACCGTTGCCCGACCACTATGTCGAGAATGATCCAATCATACAAACAATTCTTGAGGCCAAGGCATCAGAATGCAAATTGTCCAGGCACGAGAAACTTGTGAAGCTATCCAGTAAATCCTCCTGTCAG gtttctACTTGCCAATGTAATGGATGGCGAGGTAGACGTGATAATCGTTTAATGTCTTCAACTTGCACAAAATCTGGCTGTAGTCATCCTCTAT cttCTCATGTATCACATTTAGAAAGTGCCAAGGATGAACAGTTAAATACCTTACTAGGATTAGTATTTGATCTCGATAATTTATCAGTCACTgtaaataaagatttaaaaaagcCAAATATTGAGAGAAATTATGTGCAAGAAGACACTTATGGTGCAGTTTATCAT GAATTACGGAACTTTGTGTACCCTGGATCTTGTATCACACTCGAAAAATTATTTGGTACTCCGCCATTTGAAAATCCAAACATAGTTAAAGCTTTAATGaactttaatatgtataagtttGGCCATGACAGCTCT cAACTCAAAATTGCTTTAAAAATcagtaaatttttaacaaaacattttgatcTTTGGAAATGGATTTCTCCTAAAGAATTACCACATTGTAAAACATTTCAACACAGGAAAAACTATGAATTCTATTATCAAAG atacttagtattttgtttacttcCCAAATATCTTCATTCAATTGCACCAAGCTTTAAAATGAGCTTGATATTTGGTCAAGACATACTTAAATACACACTTAAAGCATTTAGAATGCATTTAACAGACTGGTGTCATGCATCAGCTCCAAAATGGTCAAATCATAGAAAACACTTTTGCATGAGTTACTTacctaa ataTATGAATCTATTAGAAGAAGAAGTATATGCTGTTCATTCGCCTATATGGGATTTGCATTTTAAAGattctgatttaaaaaaaatcattttaactg ATTCTCTGGACTCTGGACTAGACGAAACTAAGGAAGCAGAACATAAAGATCGTagaaaaaaagataaacaTCCAAATGA AGATATGTCAATGAAACCAAATGAAAAACATACTATTGAAGATGCTTTAtcagaagaaaaaattatagacatactaaaaaatgttcaaagtgGGCCTATTACTTACTCAAag gaGTTTGGATTAGAAACTGGACCTCGAGGACATCAAGCTCGAACAGAAGAAGAGCATGGAATTATACGCTTTGTGGTGATAGGTAATTCATTAGACTCAAGAGTCGAAAAAAGTACTATGTTGTGGCTTATGCAGTTAAGAAATTTGTTTCGAACTCAATTGCCGAGAATGCCAGTTAGATACATTACTCGATTAGTATTTGATAC gaaACACAAGACATTAGCTTTGTTGAAAGACGGCGTTCCAATTGGAGGCATATGTTTTTGTCCATTTGTCTCTCAAGGTTTCACAGAAATAGTGTTCTGTGCAGTTAAAGTTGATCAACAAGAAAATGGATATGGAACACAACTAATGAATCATTTAAAAGATTATCATATTCAACATAACATACTTAATTTTCTTACTTATGCCGATAAACTTGCAATTG aatattttaagaagCAAGGATTTAGCCAAGATGTGAGAATATCAAAGAAAATACatcaagaatatattaaacattatcagGGTGCAATATTGATGCATTGTGAACTGaatccaaaaattatttatacgcaATTAACATCAGTAATACGTATACAAAAAGAA aTAGTTAAGAGTCTGGTGGAAGAAAAACACATGAAAATAGAAAGACATTATCCAGGACTAACATGTTTCTTAGACGGTGTACGCATGGTCACAATTGAATCAATACCTGGTGTAATGGATACTGGTTGGACACCTTCAACACGGGCAACAAGAAATAGTCGTGTTACAGAAGAAACAACAGATATTGATGTCTTAGCTAAACacctaaaaaaagttttgcaattt gtaaaaaacaaTGCATTGTCTGAACCGTTTTTGAATCCAGTTGATAAAAAAGTTCCTGGTTACTACGAGCTTATAAAGTATCCTATGG ATTTGAGTACAATTGGTAAGCGATTGGCTTCAGGCTACTATGTTACTAGAAAGTTGTTTATTGCTGACATGAGACGAATGTTTAGCAATTGCAAAACATTTAACCCAGAGGATTCTTATTGGGCAAATTGTGCAGTTGAATTGGAAAGACTTTTCCAGATTAAAATGAAAGAAATGGGACTCTGGGATTACTAA